TCGTCGGCAGCGGACCGGCAAACGCGCTGGTGGCCCAGGGCGTTGACCCGGTACGTGTTCGCGCACGGGTCGTCGAACTGATCGGATAGGTCGCGGCGAAGGTCTGCGGCCCTAGACAGAAAAGTGGAGCAAGAGGGCTTGACAGTCTGCAGGTCACCACGTACAATACGCGCACTCTGCAGAACGCCTGCCGAGGTGGCGGAATTGGCAGACGCGCTAGGTTCAGGACCTAGTGCCCAATAGGGCATGGGGGTTCAAGTCCCCCCCTCGGCACCAAGCACTCACATGAAGCGGCCCTCGCGGCCGCTTTTTTGTTGCCTGCGATCTTGCGGGTTAGGGACCTGCGGGAAGCCGGTGCCTACAACGAGTGCGGCCCCGTGGAATCCGGGGCCGCCCTGGGGTTCGTGGATCGGGGATCTTGTGCTCAGGCCTCGTCAGTGGCCACGACGAACTCACGCACCCGAGCCAGTGTCGGTTCATCCACCTGAGCCCTCACAACCACGTGGTCACCCTCGTACCTCGTCTCCAGCAGCTTCCCGTTCCGTCGCGGGAGCTCCAGTAAGGCCAGGCGATCGTAGGGGATGTGCAGGGTGACGGGCACCAGCCTCGCCGGCAGCATCGCTCGCAGGCGGTCACGGAGCTCGTCCATGCCGTAGCCTGTCAGCGTGGAGATGGGCACCGCGTCCGGCATGTTCCCTGCCAACTCGGCACGTTGTGCCGGGTCCTCTACCAGATCCCACTTGTTGAGCACCAGGAGCATGGGCTTCTCCAGGGCCTTCAGCTCGTCCAGAATCTCCCGTGTCGCCCGGTTCTGGCTGTCGGCCCAGGGGTCGCTTGCATCAATCACCTGGACCAGCAGGTCGGCCTCGAGTGTCTCTTCCAGGGTGGCTTTGAAGGCCTGCAGTAGCTTCTTGGGCAGGTCGTGGATGAACCCGACGGTATCTGCGACAAGGGCCTCGGTGTTGTCGCCGAGTTCGACCTTGCGCACGGTCGTATCGAGGGTCTCGAAGAGGCGGTCGTGGGCTGTGACCTCCTCGCTACCGCAGAGGGCGTTGAGCAGAGAGGACTTGCCGGCGTTGGTGTAGCCGATGAGGCTGATCACCGGGAGATGGCTGTCGAGACGTTGCTCGCGCTCGACGTCTCGGCGCCCTTCGAGATCGC
The nucleotide sequence above comes from Armatimonadia bacterium. Encoded proteins:
- the hflX gene encoding GTPase HflX, encoding MEIYVGLEREPGMERERAVLVGIDKLRGEGRRSMQELIDLARAAGAAPVGVLVQNREHPDLRHFVGKGKIEELKAEVASTGAEIILFDAELSPAQVRNLVDQFEDRKILDRTELILDIFAQHAHSRAGKLQVELAQLSYLLPRLTGRGRMMDRIAARGGAGGVGVRGPGETKLETDRRRLRERIAKLRRVLGDLEGRRDVEREQRLDSHLPVISLIGYTNAGKSSLLNALCGSEEVTAHDRLFETLDTTVRKVELGDNTEALVADTVGFIHDLPKKLLQAFKATLEETLEADLLVQVIDASDPWADSQNRATREILDELKALEKPMLLVLNKWDLVEDPAQRAELAGNMPDAVPISTLTGYGMDELRDRLRAMLPARLVPVTLHIPYDRLALLELPRRNGKLLETRYEGDHVVVRAQVDEPTLARVREFVVATDEA